From Pagrus major chromosome 6, Pma_NU_1.0, one genomic window encodes:
- the atf7b gene encoding cyclic AMP-dependent transcription factor ATF-7b isoform X6, whose protein sequence is MAVSVNKGQAAAATQQHCPEQGGRSEEAVQTSEHLSEMGDDRPFVCTAPGCGQRFTNEDHLSVHKHKHEMTLKFGPARTDSVIIADQTPTPTRFLKNCEEVGLFNELATSFEQEFCKAHEDDQRTKHPAAPLQTPSEVKVEDEGPLQVDSSSPGSPDSSSSMSDDSRNSREIPTKPVVSSAPTPTIVRPGSLPLHLSNDALHPTLPSPTSVITQAPPSNRQLSSPTSAYPLVRHLPNGQTVPLLPSPVQMTSVISLARPVNSVPNIPGIPGPPVGGASSGSSSPSGYSMHSDTKMRLKAALTHQGSGVQDGAGGRAGSIPAVPQRQEQSQQPSQNSDAPSPAQPQVSPAQPTGGRRRRATEMDPDERRQRFLERNRAAASRCRQKRKLWVNSLEKKADDLANMNVSLTNEVSLLRNEVAQLKQLLLAHKDCPVTVMQKKAAFLG, encoded by the exons ATGGCAGTGAGTGTCAACAAGggccaggcagcagcagcaacacagcagcactgtccggagcagggagggaggagtgaAGAGGCTGTTCAAACGTCGG AACATTTGTCTGAGATGGGGGATGATCGTCCATTTGTATGCACTGCCCCCGGATGTGGGCAG agatTCACAAATGAAGACCACCTGTCAGTccacaaacacaagcatgaaatgacattaaaattTGGTCCTGCCAGAACAGACTCTGTCATCATTGCAG ACCAGACCCCGACACCCACACGTTTCCTGAAGAACTGTGAGGAGGTTGGGCTGTTCAATGAGCTGGCCACCTCCTTTGAGCAGGAGTTTTGCAAAGCACACGAAGACGACCAGAGGACAAAGCACCCG GCTGCACCTTTACAAACACCATCTGAAGTTAAAGTTGAGGATGAGGGTCCTTTACAAGTCGATTCTTCCTCTCCCGGAAGTCCAGATTCCTCGTCCAGCATGTCAGATGATAGCAGAAATTCAAGG GAGATTCCTACAAAGCCTGTGGTGAGCTCAGCCCCCACTCCAACCATTGTGCGTCCAGGTTCTCTTCCCCTCCACTTGAGTAATGACGCACTTCACCCAACTCTGCCCTCTCCAACATCTGTCATCACGCAAGCTCCACCCTCCAACAGACAGCTCAG CTCCCCAACGAGCGCTTATCCACTGGTAAGGCACCTCCCCAATGGGCAGACAGTCCCTCTTCTGCCCAGTCCTGTTCAGATGACCTCAGTTATATCT CTCGCAAGGCCAGTGAACTCAGTGCCTAACATCCCTGGGATTCCAGGACCTCCAGTTGGTGGGGCAAGCAGTGGGTCGTCCTCCCCGTCTGGATATAGTATGCACTCTGATACCAAGATG cGGCTGAAAGCAGCTCTAACTCATCAGGGCTCAGGGGTACAGGATGGGGCTGGTGGGAGGGCAGGGTCCATCCCTGCTGTCCCCCAGCGGCAGGAACAGAGCCAGCAGCCCTCTCAAAACTCTGATGCACCATCACCTGCCCAACCCCAG GTGTCCCCTGCACAGCCAACAGGAGGCCGGCGGCGGCGAGCTACAGAGATGGACCCTGACGAAAGGAGGCAGCGCTTCCTGGAGAGAAACCGTGCAGCCGCCTCCCGCTGCAGGCAGAAACGAAAGTTGTGGGTTAACTCTTTGGAGAAGAAGGCAGATGATCTCGCCAACATGAATGTCTCCCTGACG AATGAAGTAAGCCTACTGAGGAATGAGGTGGCACAGCTGAAGCAGCTCCTCCTGGCCCACAAAGACTGCCCTGTCACTGTAATGCAGAAGAAGGCAGCTTTCCTAG Ggtga
- the atf7b gene encoding cyclic AMP-dependent transcription factor ATF-7b isoform X3 — MAVSVNKGQAAAATQQHCPEQGGRSEEAVQTSEHLSEMGDDRPFVCTAPGCGQRFTNEDHLSVHKHKHEMTLKFGPARTDSVIIADQTPTPTRFLKNCEEVGLFNELATSFEQEFCKAHEDDQRTKHPVRKRAAPLQTPSEVKVEDEGPLQVDSSSPGSPDSSSSMSDDSRNSRVRGKEIPTKPVVSSAPTPTIVRPGSLPLHLSNDALHPTLPSPTSVITQAPPSNRQLSSPTSAYPLVRHLPNGQTVPLLPSPVQMTSVISLARPVNSVPNIPGIPGPPVGGASSGSSSPSGYSMHSDTKMRLKAALTHQGSGVQDGAGGRAGSIPAVPQRQEQSQQPSQNSDAPSPAQPQVSPAQPTGGRRRRATEMDPDERRQRFLERNRAAASRCRQKRKLWVNSLEKKADDLANMNVSLTNEVSLLRNEVAQLKQLLLAHKDCPVTVMQKKAAFLAAGGEDTSRDTSTEPIGSPAAVIQHGPSPPASASSPGATINGLSVRAAEAVAMSVLAGMGSGQPGGIDMATQSQSAPR; from the exons ATGGCAGTGAGTGTCAACAAGggccaggcagcagcagcaacacagcagcactgtccggagcagggagggaggagtgaAGAGGCTGTTCAAACGTCGG AACATTTGTCTGAGATGGGGGATGATCGTCCATTTGTATGCACTGCCCCCGGATGTGGGCAG agatTCACAAATGAAGACCACCTGTCAGTccacaaacacaagcatgaaatgacattaaaattTGGTCCTGCCAGAACAGACTCTGTCATCATTGCAG ACCAGACCCCGACACCCACACGTTTCCTGAAGAACTGTGAGGAGGTTGGGCTGTTCAATGAGCTGGCCACCTCCTTTGAGCAGGAGTTTTGCAAAGCACACGAAGACGACCAGAGGACAAAGCACCCGGTGAGAAAAAGG GCTGCACCTTTACAAACACCATCTGAAGTTAAAGTTGAGGATGAGGGTCCTTTACAAGTCGATTCTTCCTCTCCCGGAAGTCCAGATTCCTCGTCCAGCATGTCAGATGATAGCAGAAATTCAAGGGTGAGAGGCAAG GAGATTCCTACAAAGCCTGTGGTGAGCTCAGCCCCCACTCCAACCATTGTGCGTCCAGGTTCTCTTCCCCTCCACTTGAGTAATGACGCACTTCACCCAACTCTGCCCTCTCCAACATCTGTCATCACGCAAGCTCCACCCTCCAACAGACAGCTCAG CTCCCCAACGAGCGCTTATCCACTGGTAAGGCACCTCCCCAATGGGCAGACAGTCCCTCTTCTGCCCAGTCCTGTTCAGATGACCTCAGTTATATCT CTCGCAAGGCCAGTGAACTCAGTGCCTAACATCCCTGGGATTCCAGGACCTCCAGTTGGTGGGGCAAGCAGTGGGTCGTCCTCCCCGTCTGGATATAGTATGCACTCTGATACCAAGATG cGGCTGAAAGCAGCTCTAACTCATCAGGGCTCAGGGGTACAGGATGGGGCTGGTGGGAGGGCAGGGTCCATCCCTGCTGTCCCCCAGCGGCAGGAACAGAGCCAGCAGCCCTCTCAAAACTCTGATGCACCATCACCTGCCCAACCCCAG GTGTCCCCTGCACAGCCAACAGGAGGCCGGCGGCGGCGAGCTACAGAGATGGACCCTGACGAAAGGAGGCAGCGCTTCCTGGAGAGAAACCGTGCAGCCGCCTCCCGCTGCAGGCAGAAACGAAAGTTGTGGGTTAACTCTTTGGAGAAGAAGGCAGATGATCTCGCCAACATGAATGTCTCCCTGACG AATGAAGTAAGCCTACTGAGGAATGAGGTGGCACAGCTGAAGCAGCTCCTCCTGGCCCACAAAGACTGCCCTGTCACTGTAATGCAGAAGAAGGCAGCTTTCCTAG ctgcaggaggagaggacacCTCCAGGGATACATCCACTGAACCCATCGGCTCCCCGGCGGCAGTTATCCAGCACGGGCCGTCACCCCCCGCCTCAGCTTCCAGTCCAGGGGCCACCATCAATGGGCTGAGCGTCCGCGCTGCAGAGGCGGTGGCTATGTCGGTCTTGGCCGGCATGGGATCGGGCCAGCCGGGAGGAATCGACATGGCAACGCAGTCACAGTCAGCCCCAAGATGA
- the atf7b gene encoding cyclic AMP-dependent transcription factor ATF-7b isoform X4: MAVSVNKGQAAAATQQHCPEQGGRSEEAVQTSEHLSEMGDDRPFVCTAPGCGQRFTNEDHLSVHKHKHEMTLKFGPARTDSVIIADQTPTPTRFLKNCEEVGLFNELATSFEQEFCKAHEDDQRTKHPAAPLQTPSEVKVEDEGPLQVDSSSPGSPDSSSSMSDDSRNSREIPTKPVVSSAPTPTIVRPGSLPLHLSNDALHPTLPSPTSVITQAPPSNRQLSSPTSAYPLVRHLPNGQTVPLLPSPVQMTSVISLARPVNSVPNIPGIPGPPVGGASSGSSSPSGYSMHSDTKMRLKAALTHQGSGVQDGAGGRAGSIPAVPQRQEQSQQPSQNSDAPSPAQPQVSPAQPTGGRRRRATEMDPDERRQRFLERNRAAASRCRQKRKLWVNSLEKKADDLANMNVSLTNEVSLLRNEVAQLKQLLLAHKDCPVTVMQKKAAFLAAGGEDTSRDTSTEPIGSPAAVIQHGPSPPASASSPGATINGLSVRAAEAVAMSVLAGMGSGQPGGIDMATQSQSAPR; the protein is encoded by the exons ATGGCAGTGAGTGTCAACAAGggccaggcagcagcagcaacacagcagcactgtccggagcagggagggaggagtgaAGAGGCTGTTCAAACGTCGG AACATTTGTCTGAGATGGGGGATGATCGTCCATTTGTATGCACTGCCCCCGGATGTGGGCAG agatTCACAAATGAAGACCACCTGTCAGTccacaaacacaagcatgaaatgacattaaaattTGGTCCTGCCAGAACAGACTCTGTCATCATTGCAG ACCAGACCCCGACACCCACACGTTTCCTGAAGAACTGTGAGGAGGTTGGGCTGTTCAATGAGCTGGCCACCTCCTTTGAGCAGGAGTTTTGCAAAGCACACGAAGACGACCAGAGGACAAAGCACCCG GCTGCACCTTTACAAACACCATCTGAAGTTAAAGTTGAGGATGAGGGTCCTTTACAAGTCGATTCTTCCTCTCCCGGAAGTCCAGATTCCTCGTCCAGCATGTCAGATGATAGCAGAAATTCAAGG GAGATTCCTACAAAGCCTGTGGTGAGCTCAGCCCCCACTCCAACCATTGTGCGTCCAGGTTCTCTTCCCCTCCACTTGAGTAATGACGCACTTCACCCAACTCTGCCCTCTCCAACATCTGTCATCACGCAAGCTCCACCCTCCAACAGACAGCTCAG CTCCCCAACGAGCGCTTATCCACTGGTAAGGCACCTCCCCAATGGGCAGACAGTCCCTCTTCTGCCCAGTCCTGTTCAGATGACCTCAGTTATATCT CTCGCAAGGCCAGTGAACTCAGTGCCTAACATCCCTGGGATTCCAGGACCTCCAGTTGGTGGGGCAAGCAGTGGGTCGTCCTCCCCGTCTGGATATAGTATGCACTCTGATACCAAGATG cGGCTGAAAGCAGCTCTAACTCATCAGGGCTCAGGGGTACAGGATGGGGCTGGTGGGAGGGCAGGGTCCATCCCTGCTGTCCCCCAGCGGCAGGAACAGAGCCAGCAGCCCTCTCAAAACTCTGATGCACCATCACCTGCCCAACCCCAG GTGTCCCCTGCACAGCCAACAGGAGGCCGGCGGCGGCGAGCTACAGAGATGGACCCTGACGAAAGGAGGCAGCGCTTCCTGGAGAGAAACCGTGCAGCCGCCTCCCGCTGCAGGCAGAAACGAAAGTTGTGGGTTAACTCTTTGGAGAAGAAGGCAGATGATCTCGCCAACATGAATGTCTCCCTGACG AATGAAGTAAGCCTACTGAGGAATGAGGTGGCACAGCTGAAGCAGCTCCTCCTGGCCCACAAAGACTGCCCTGTCACTGTAATGCAGAAGAAGGCAGCTTTCCTAG ctgcaggaggagaggacacCTCCAGGGATACATCCACTGAACCCATCGGCTCCCCGGCGGCAGTTATCCAGCACGGGCCGTCACCCCCCGCCTCAGCTTCCAGTCCAGGGGCCACCATCAATGGGCTGAGCGTCCGCGCTGCAGAGGCGGTGGCTATGTCGGTCTTGGCCGGCATGGGATCGGGCCAGCCGGGAGGAATCGACATGGCAACGCAGTCACAGTCAGCCCCAAGATGA
- the atf7b gene encoding cyclic AMP-dependent transcription factor ATF-7b isoform X2 has protein sequence MIACLGSAASSSPLVPDYPRPESEANALSRPTVFWPVYLLSLGFVSPCFPMFSVTEHLSEMGDDRPFVCTAPGCGQRFTNEDHLSVHKHKHEMTLKFGPARTDSVIIADQTPTPTRFLKNCEEVGLFNELATSFEQEFCKAHEDDQRTKHPAAPLQTPSEVKVEDEGPLQVDSSSPGSPDSSSSMSDDSRNSREIPTKPVVSSAPTPTIVRPGSLPLHLSNDALHPTLPSPTSVITQAPPSNRQLSSPTSAYPLVRHLPNGQTVPLLPSPVQMTSVISLARPVNSVPNIPGIPGPPVGGASSGSSSPSGYSMHSDTKMRLKAALTHQGSGVQDGAGGRAGSIPAVPQRQEQSQQPSQNSDAPSPAQPQVSPAQPTGGRRRRATEMDPDERRQRFLERNRAAASRCRQKRKLWVNSLEKKADDLANMNVSLTNEVSLLRNEVAQLKQLLLAHKDCPVTVMQKKAAFLAAGGEDTSRDTSTEPIGSPAAVIQHGPSPPASASSPGATINGLSVRAAEAVAMSVLAGMGSGQPGGIDMATQSQSAPR, from the exons ATGATAGCTTGTCTTGGCTCTGCTGCCTCATCGTCCCCGTTAGTGCCCGATTATCCTCGACCCGAGTCCGAAGCAAATGCTCTAAGCAGGCCGACAGTCTTCTGGCCTGTTTACCTCCTGTCACTGGGATTTGTGTCACCATGTTTTCCTATGTTCTCGGTGACAG AACATTTGTCTGAGATGGGGGATGATCGTCCATTTGTATGCACTGCCCCCGGATGTGGGCAG agatTCACAAATGAAGACCACCTGTCAGTccacaaacacaagcatgaaatgacattaaaattTGGTCCTGCCAGAACAGACTCTGTCATCATTGCAG ACCAGACCCCGACACCCACACGTTTCCTGAAGAACTGTGAGGAGGTTGGGCTGTTCAATGAGCTGGCCACCTCCTTTGAGCAGGAGTTTTGCAAAGCACACGAAGACGACCAGAGGACAAAGCACCCG GCTGCACCTTTACAAACACCATCTGAAGTTAAAGTTGAGGATGAGGGTCCTTTACAAGTCGATTCTTCCTCTCCCGGAAGTCCAGATTCCTCGTCCAGCATGTCAGATGATAGCAGAAATTCAAGG GAGATTCCTACAAAGCCTGTGGTGAGCTCAGCCCCCACTCCAACCATTGTGCGTCCAGGTTCTCTTCCCCTCCACTTGAGTAATGACGCACTTCACCCAACTCTGCCCTCTCCAACATCTGTCATCACGCAAGCTCCACCCTCCAACAGACAGCTCAG CTCCCCAACGAGCGCTTATCCACTGGTAAGGCACCTCCCCAATGGGCAGACAGTCCCTCTTCTGCCCAGTCCTGTTCAGATGACCTCAGTTATATCT CTCGCAAGGCCAGTGAACTCAGTGCCTAACATCCCTGGGATTCCAGGACCTCCAGTTGGTGGGGCAAGCAGTGGGTCGTCCTCCCCGTCTGGATATAGTATGCACTCTGATACCAAGATG cGGCTGAAAGCAGCTCTAACTCATCAGGGCTCAGGGGTACAGGATGGGGCTGGTGGGAGGGCAGGGTCCATCCCTGCTGTCCCCCAGCGGCAGGAACAGAGCCAGCAGCCCTCTCAAAACTCTGATGCACCATCACCTGCCCAACCCCAG GTGTCCCCTGCACAGCCAACAGGAGGCCGGCGGCGGCGAGCTACAGAGATGGACCCTGACGAAAGGAGGCAGCGCTTCCTGGAGAGAAACCGTGCAGCCGCCTCCCGCTGCAGGCAGAAACGAAAGTTGTGGGTTAACTCTTTGGAGAAGAAGGCAGATGATCTCGCCAACATGAATGTCTCCCTGACG AATGAAGTAAGCCTACTGAGGAATGAGGTGGCACAGCTGAAGCAGCTCCTCCTGGCCCACAAAGACTGCCCTGTCACTGTAATGCAGAAGAAGGCAGCTTTCCTAG ctgcaggaggagaggacacCTCCAGGGATACATCCACTGAACCCATCGGCTCCCCGGCGGCAGTTATCCAGCACGGGCCGTCACCCCCCGCCTCAGCTTCCAGTCCAGGGGCCACCATCAATGGGCTGAGCGTCCGCGCTGCAGAGGCGGTGGCTATGTCGGTCTTGGCCGGCATGGGATCGGGCCAGCCGGGAGGAATCGACATGGCAACGCAGTCACAGTCAGCCCCAAGATGA
- the atf7b gene encoding cyclic AMP-dependent transcription factor ATF-7b isoform X5, with translation MIACLGSAASSSPLVPDYPRPESEANALSRPTVFWPVYLLSLGFVSPCFPMFSVTEHLSEMGDDRPFVCTAPGCGQRFTNEDHLSVHKHKHEMTLKFGPARTDSVIIADQTPTPTRFLKNCEEVGLFNELATSFEQEFCKAHEDDQRTKHPVRKRAAPLQTPSEVKVEDEGPLQVDSSSPGSPDSSSSMSDDSRNSREIPTKPVVSSAPTPTIVRPGSLPLHLSNDALHPTLPSPTSVITQAPPSNRQLSSPTSAYPLVRHLPNGQTVPLLPSPVQMTSVISLARPVNSVPNIPGIPGPPVGGASSGSSSPSGYSMHSDTKMVSPAQPTGGRRRRATEMDPDERRQRFLERNRAAASRCRQKRKLWVNSLEKKADDLANMNVSLTNEVSLLRNEVAQLKQLLLAHKDCPVTVMQKKAAFLAAGGEDTSRDTSTEPIGSPAAVIQHGPSPPASASSPGATINGLSVRAAEAVAMSVLAGMGSGQPGGIDMATQSQSAPR, from the exons ATGATAGCTTGTCTTGGCTCTGCTGCCTCATCGTCCCCGTTAGTGCCCGATTATCCTCGACCCGAGTCCGAAGCAAATGCTCTAAGCAGGCCGACAGTCTTCTGGCCTGTTTACCTCCTGTCACTGGGATTTGTGTCACCATGTTTTCCTATGTTCTCGGTGACAG AACATTTGTCTGAGATGGGGGATGATCGTCCATTTGTATGCACTGCCCCCGGATGTGGGCAG agatTCACAAATGAAGACCACCTGTCAGTccacaaacacaagcatgaaatgacattaaaattTGGTCCTGCCAGAACAGACTCTGTCATCATTGCAG ACCAGACCCCGACACCCACACGTTTCCTGAAGAACTGTGAGGAGGTTGGGCTGTTCAATGAGCTGGCCACCTCCTTTGAGCAGGAGTTTTGCAAAGCACACGAAGACGACCAGAGGACAAAGCACCCGGTGAGAAAAAGG GCTGCACCTTTACAAACACCATCTGAAGTTAAAGTTGAGGATGAGGGTCCTTTACAAGTCGATTCTTCCTCTCCCGGAAGTCCAGATTCCTCGTCCAGCATGTCAGATGATAGCAGAAATTCAAGG GAGATTCCTACAAAGCCTGTGGTGAGCTCAGCCCCCACTCCAACCATTGTGCGTCCAGGTTCTCTTCCCCTCCACTTGAGTAATGACGCACTTCACCCAACTCTGCCCTCTCCAACATCTGTCATCACGCAAGCTCCACCCTCCAACAGACAGCTCAG CTCCCCAACGAGCGCTTATCCACTGGTAAGGCACCTCCCCAATGGGCAGACAGTCCCTCTTCTGCCCAGTCCTGTTCAGATGACCTCAGTTATATCT CTCGCAAGGCCAGTGAACTCAGTGCCTAACATCCCTGGGATTCCAGGACCTCCAGTTGGTGGGGCAAGCAGTGGGTCGTCCTCCCCGTCTGGATATAGTATGCACTCTGATACCAAGATG GTGTCCCCTGCACAGCCAACAGGAGGCCGGCGGCGGCGAGCTACAGAGATGGACCCTGACGAAAGGAGGCAGCGCTTCCTGGAGAGAAACCGTGCAGCCGCCTCCCGCTGCAGGCAGAAACGAAAGTTGTGGGTTAACTCTTTGGAGAAGAAGGCAGATGATCTCGCCAACATGAATGTCTCCCTGACG AATGAAGTAAGCCTACTGAGGAATGAGGTGGCACAGCTGAAGCAGCTCCTCCTGGCCCACAAAGACTGCCCTGTCACTGTAATGCAGAAGAAGGCAGCTTTCCTAG ctgcaggaggagaggacacCTCCAGGGATACATCCACTGAACCCATCGGCTCCCCGGCGGCAGTTATCCAGCACGGGCCGTCACCCCCCGCCTCAGCTTCCAGTCCAGGGGCCACCATCAATGGGCTGAGCGTCCGCGCTGCAGAGGCGGTGGCTATGTCGGTCTTGGCCGGCATGGGATCGGGCCAGCCGGGAGGAATCGACATGGCAACGCAGTCACAGTCAGCCCCAAGATGA
- the atf7b gene encoding cyclic AMP-dependent transcription factor ATF-7b isoform X1 produces the protein MIACLGSAASSSPLVPDYPRPESEANALSRPTVFWPVYLLSLGFVSPCFPMFSVTEHLSEMGDDRPFVCTAPGCGQRFTNEDHLSVHKHKHEMTLKFGPARTDSVIIADQTPTPTRFLKNCEEVGLFNELATSFEQEFCKAHEDDQRTKHPVRKRAAPLQTPSEVKVEDEGPLQVDSSSPGSPDSSSSMSDDSRNSREIPTKPVVSSAPTPTIVRPGSLPLHLSNDALHPTLPSPTSVITQAPPSNRQLSSPTSAYPLVRHLPNGQTVPLLPSPVQMTSVISLARPVNSVPNIPGIPGPPVGGASSGSSSPSGYSMHSDTKMRLKAALTHQGSGVQDGAGGRAGSIPAVPQRQEQSQQPSQNSDAPSPAQPQVSPAQPTGGRRRRATEMDPDERRQRFLERNRAAASRCRQKRKLWVNSLEKKADDLANMNVSLTNEVSLLRNEVAQLKQLLLAHKDCPVTVMQKKAAFLAAGGEDTSRDTSTEPIGSPAAVIQHGPSPPASASSPGATINGLSVRAAEAVAMSVLAGMGSGQPGGIDMATQSQSAPR, from the exons ATGATAGCTTGTCTTGGCTCTGCTGCCTCATCGTCCCCGTTAGTGCCCGATTATCCTCGACCCGAGTCCGAAGCAAATGCTCTAAGCAGGCCGACAGTCTTCTGGCCTGTTTACCTCCTGTCACTGGGATTTGTGTCACCATGTTTTCCTATGTTCTCGGTGACAG AACATTTGTCTGAGATGGGGGATGATCGTCCATTTGTATGCACTGCCCCCGGATGTGGGCAG agatTCACAAATGAAGACCACCTGTCAGTccacaaacacaagcatgaaatgacattaaaattTGGTCCTGCCAGAACAGACTCTGTCATCATTGCAG ACCAGACCCCGACACCCACACGTTTCCTGAAGAACTGTGAGGAGGTTGGGCTGTTCAATGAGCTGGCCACCTCCTTTGAGCAGGAGTTTTGCAAAGCACACGAAGACGACCAGAGGACAAAGCACCCGGTGAGAAAAAGG GCTGCACCTTTACAAACACCATCTGAAGTTAAAGTTGAGGATGAGGGTCCTTTACAAGTCGATTCTTCCTCTCCCGGAAGTCCAGATTCCTCGTCCAGCATGTCAGATGATAGCAGAAATTCAAGG GAGATTCCTACAAAGCCTGTGGTGAGCTCAGCCCCCACTCCAACCATTGTGCGTCCAGGTTCTCTTCCCCTCCACTTGAGTAATGACGCACTTCACCCAACTCTGCCCTCTCCAACATCTGTCATCACGCAAGCTCCACCCTCCAACAGACAGCTCAG CTCCCCAACGAGCGCTTATCCACTGGTAAGGCACCTCCCCAATGGGCAGACAGTCCCTCTTCTGCCCAGTCCTGTTCAGATGACCTCAGTTATATCT CTCGCAAGGCCAGTGAACTCAGTGCCTAACATCCCTGGGATTCCAGGACCTCCAGTTGGTGGGGCAAGCAGTGGGTCGTCCTCCCCGTCTGGATATAGTATGCACTCTGATACCAAGATG cGGCTGAAAGCAGCTCTAACTCATCAGGGCTCAGGGGTACAGGATGGGGCTGGTGGGAGGGCAGGGTCCATCCCTGCTGTCCCCCAGCGGCAGGAACAGAGCCAGCAGCCCTCTCAAAACTCTGATGCACCATCACCTGCCCAACCCCAG GTGTCCCCTGCACAGCCAACAGGAGGCCGGCGGCGGCGAGCTACAGAGATGGACCCTGACGAAAGGAGGCAGCGCTTCCTGGAGAGAAACCGTGCAGCCGCCTCCCGCTGCAGGCAGAAACGAAAGTTGTGGGTTAACTCTTTGGAGAAGAAGGCAGATGATCTCGCCAACATGAATGTCTCCCTGACG AATGAAGTAAGCCTACTGAGGAATGAGGTGGCACAGCTGAAGCAGCTCCTCCTGGCCCACAAAGACTGCCCTGTCACTGTAATGCAGAAGAAGGCAGCTTTCCTAG ctgcaggaggagaggacacCTCCAGGGATACATCCACTGAACCCATCGGCTCCCCGGCGGCAGTTATCCAGCACGGGCCGTCACCCCCCGCCTCAGCTTCCAGTCCAGGGGCCACCATCAATGGGCTGAGCGTCCGCGCTGCAGAGGCGGTGGCTATGTCGGTCTTGGCCGGCATGGGATCGGGCCAGCCGGGAGGAATCGACATGGCAACGCAGTCACAGTCAGCCCCAAGATGA